One Romboutsia sp. 13368 genomic window carries:
- a CDS encoding indolepyruvate oxidoreductase subunit beta: MTKSIILVGVGGQGTILASKLLTTGLMNAGYDVKMSEIHGMSQRGGSVSSQVRYGEKVYSPVIEIGGADILVSFEKMEALRWLEYLKPEGKIVVNNYRIDSMPVLIGKAIYQEKEIEDELKRLNATIIDAAEKAEEMGNSKVMNIILLGALVKSMELEYIDWESIIRENVKSKFIDINLEAFKKGIEMVSEEALDLETN, translated from the coding sequence ATGACAAAAAGTATTATTTTAGTAGGTGTAGGTGGTCAAGGTACTATACTTGCAAGTAAATTGTTGACTACAGGCCTTATGAATGCTGGATATGATGTCAAAATGAGTGAGATACATGGAATGAGCCAAAGGGGTGGTTCAGTATCTTCACAAGTTAGATATGGAGAAAAAGTATATTCTCCAGTAATAGAAATAGGTGGAGCTGATATATTAGTATCCTTTGAAAAGATGGAAGCATTAAGATGGCTAGAGTATCTAAAGCCAGAAGGTAAAATAGTAGTAAATAATTATAGAATAGATTCCATGCCAGTTTTAATTGGTAAAGCTATTTATCAAGAAAAAGAAATAGAAGATGAATTAAAGAGATTAAATGCTACAATAATAGATGCAGCAGAAAAGGCAGAAGAAATGGGAAATTCAAAAGTAATGAATATAATTCTTCTAGGAGCATTAGTAAAATCTATGGAGTTAGAATATATAGATTGGGAAAGTATTATAAGAGAGAATGTTAAATCAAAATTTATAGATATAAATCTAGAAGCATTTAAAAAGGGAATAGAAATGGTTTCAGAAGAAGCATTAGATTTAGAAACTAATTAA
- a CDS encoding pyridoxal phosphate-dependent aminotransferase yields MGEIMVAKHAVWPRVGDPIFNISERAQKAIEKLGKENVINATIGSLTDDDGNLITLNTVFDEYKSLPNSEIAAYASIEGQKDYLEAVKKACFKDSIPNAHIRAVASPGGSGSIKLAVWNYTNQGDEILTSDWFWSPYVSISEEVGRKITTYQLFDENNNFNFNSFRERFLDIASRQERIFTILNTPAHNPTGYSVPDNDWDKILNLSKEVAQNKDKKIILFVDVAYIDFAKDDDGCRKFFEKFTNLPENILVIVGFSMSKGFTSYGMRMGAAICISSSEDVAEQFYYSCVHSCRATWSNCNRGPMKVLANIINDPNKFKAFIDEKKIYKNMLSQRASAFVEGSKKCDLEILPYIDGFFISIPCEDPKAVSEELIKDNVFVVPLKKGLRFAVCAVSEEKCAVAPSIIKNALESVRSQNLSRV; encoded by the coding sequence ATGGGGGAAATAATGGTTGCAAAACATGCTGTATGGCCAAGGGTTGGTGATCCRATTTTTAACATATCAGAAAGAGCTCAAAAAGCTATAGAAAAATTAGGTAAAGAAAACGTAATAAATGCTACTATAGGCTCGTTAACAGATGATGATGGAAATCTTATAACATTAAACACTGTATTTGATGAGTATAAATCACTACCTAATTCAGAGATAGCAGCATATGCTTCAATAGAAGGTCAAAAGGATTATTTAGAGGCTGTAAAAAAAGCTTGCTTTAAAGATTCTATACCAAATGCACATATAAGAGCTGTTGCATCCCCTGGTGGAAGTGGATCTATAAAGCTTGCAGTATGGAATTATACTAATCAAGGTGATGAAATATTAACATCTGATTGGTTTTGGAGTCCATATGTTAGTATAAGTGAGGAGGTAGGACGAAAAATAACTACATATCAATTATTTGACGAAAATAATAATTTCAACTTTAATTCTTTCAGAGAAAGATTCTTAGATATAGCAAGCCGACAAGAAAGAATATTCACTATATTAAATACACCAGCACATAACCCGACAGGATACAGTGTTCCAGATAATGATTGGGATAAAATCTTAAATTTATCAAAAGAAGTAGCTCAAAATAAAGATAAAAAAATAATATTATTCGTAGATGTAGCATACATAGATTTTGCTAAAGACGATGATGGATGCAGAAAATTCTTTGAAAAGTTTACAAATTTACCAGAAAATATTTTGGTAATAGTTGGATTTAGTATGTCGAAAGGATTTACATCCTATGGAATGAGAATGGGAGCTGCTATTTGCATATCATCTAGTGAAGATGTAGCAGAGCAGTTCTATTATTCTTGTGTTCATTCATGTAGAGCAACATGGTCAAATTGTAATAGAGGGCCGATGAAAGTTCTTGCTAATATAATAAATGACCCTAATAAATTTAAAGCATTTATTGATGAAAAGAAAATATATAAAAATATGCTAAGCCAAAGAGCAAGTGCATTTGTTGAGGGATCTAAAAAATGTGACCTTGAAATACTTCCTTATATAGATGGATTCTTTATTAGTATACCATGTGAAGACCCAAAAGCTGTTAGTGAAGAGTTAATAAAGGATAATGTTTTTGTAGTTCCACTTAAAAAAGGATTAAGATTTGCGGTTTGTGCAGTTTCAGAAGAAAAATGTGCTGTTGCACCAAGTATTATAAAAAATGCATTAGAATCTGTTAGAAGTCAAAATTTATCTAGAGTTTAA
- a CDS encoding DUF1540 domain-containing protein, with the protein MTLNCSAHNCMYNNSGTCYAGKIIV; encoded by the coding sequence ATGACATTAAATTGCTCTGCACATAACTGTATGTACAATAATAGCGGTACTTGCTATGCAGGTAAAATAATTGTAT
- a CDS encoding DUF1540 domain-containing protein, whose amino-acid sequence KMTLNCSAHNCMYNNSGTCYAGKIIVSGLHASKSSNTYCATFSEGDNSLSNLSSNYFTTSSDIACEAKKCHYNEEGLCVAESVHINNKNTQCDTFICK is encoded by the coding sequence AAAATGACATTAAATTGCTCTGCACATAACTGTATGTACAATAATAGCGGTACTTGCTATGCAGGTAAAATAATTGTATCTGGATTACATGCATCTAAGTCATCAAATACATATTGCGCTACATTTTCAGAAGGTGATAATAGTTTATCTAATTTATCTAGTAACTATTTTACTACATCAAGTGATATAGCCTGTGAAGCTAAAAAGTGCCATTATAATGAAGAAGGTCTTTGCGTTGCAGAAAGTGTTCATATAAATAATAAAAATACTCAATGTGATACATTTATATGTAAATAA
- the buk gene encoding butyrate kinase has product LIINPGSTSTKIAVYDNEKQLLVKTINHRIEDLEIYERIQDQFEMRKDEVLKSLKENDINLNSISAIVGRGGLLPPVKSGAYLVNEEMIDRLVNRPILEHASNLGAIIAYEISKPLGIDAYIYDSVSVDELTDVARLSGVKDMDRECLSHALNSRAMAIKYAKNNNKKYEELNLIVAHLGGGISLSVHEKGKMVDIVSDDEGPFSPERSGRVPCKKLIDRCFSGNYTHREMLKTIRGKGGISSYLGTVDVREVEEMINEGNEEAKLVHDAMTYQIAKGIGELATVVCGNVDAIILTGGMAYSKLITDNISKRVEFISEVCVMPGENELESLSQGILRVLRKEEDAKIYSENILAKV; this is encoded by the coding sequence TTAATTATAAATCCAGGTTCTACTTCTACAAAGATAGCTGTCTATGACAATGAAAAACAACTACTAGTAAAAACTATAAATCATAGAATAGAAGATTTAGAGATATATGAAAGAATACAAGATCAATTTGAAATGAGAAAGGATGAAGTATTAAAATCTCTAAAAGAGAATGATATAAACTTAAATTCAATAAGTGCTATAGTTGGAAGAGGAGGATTATTACCTCCAGTAAAGTCAGGAGCATATTTAGTAAATGAAGAAATGATAGATAGGCTAGTGAATAGACCTATACTTGAACATGCATCAAACTTAGGCGCAATAATAGCTTATGAAATATCAAAGCCGTTAGGAATTGATGCATACATATATGACTCTGTATCAGTTGATGAATTAACTGATGTAGCAAGATTATCTGGAGTTAAGGACATGGATAGAGAATGTTTAAGTCATGCGTTAAATTCTAGAGCTATGGCTATAAAATATGCTAAGAATAACAATAAAAAATATGAGGAATTAAATTTAATAGTAGCACACTTAGGTGGTGGAATAAGTTTAAGTGTACATGAAAAGGGAAAAATGGTAGATATAGTATCTGACGATGAAGGTCCTTTTTCACCTGAAAGATCGGGAAGAGTACCTTGTAAAAAGTTAATTGATAGATGTTTTTCAGGAAACTACACTCATAGAGAAATGCTTAAAACTATTAGAGGAAAAGGTGGAATTTCTTCTTATTTAGGAACTGTTGATGTAAGAGAAGTTGAAGAAATGATAAATGAAGGAAATGAAGAAGCTAAATTAGTTCATGATGCTATGACTTATCAAATAGCTAAAGGTATTGGAGAATTAGCAACGGTAGTATGCGGAAATGTAGATGCGATAATATTAACAGGTGGGATGGCCTATTCAAAGCTTATAACTGATAATATAAGTAAAAGAGTAGAATTTATAAGTGAAGTTTGCGTGATGCCAGGTGAAAATGAATTAGAGTCTTTATCTCAAGGTATACTTAGAGTATTAAGAAAAGAAGAGGATGCAAAAATTTATAGTGAAAATATTTTAGCAAAGGTATAA
- the iorA gene encoding indolepyruvate ferredoxin oxidoreductase subunit alpha: MKLLMTGNEAIARGAYEAGVRFASAYPGTPSTEILENVATYKDDIVAEWATNEKVALEAAIGGSLAGARTMASMKHVGVNVAADPLFTFSYTGVNGGMVLITADEPGMHSSQNEQDNRNYAKFAKIAMFEPSTSQEAKDMFKEAFEVSEKYDTPVLFRVTTRLCHSKGIVECSDRVNIPIKEYIKNPQKNLTVPAHAKIRRVELEDRMSKLLEYSNNTELNNYEINNTKIGIVASGMCYTYAKEVFKDDASYMKLGFTNPIPIDKIKEFASKVDKIYVIEENDQFIEEQLKANNIECHGKDVFPSYGEMTPDVIRKSIFGKMNDTIEYNKELVVNRPPGLCAGCPHRGLFYELGKRKNVMVTGDIGCYTLGFAPPYNAMDTVVCMGASLSTGHGAQKVFNMKENNNMRVVGVLGDSTFFHTGINSLLDVVYNKGNSISIILDNRITGMTGHQQNPGTGYTLQGDITNEVDIEALVRACGIKNIRTINPNNLSQVKESLDWAFDLDEPSVIITRWPCVLKKFSDKDIAEFNNPFTSKCNVDGEKCIGCKLCMKTGCPAISFNAEEKSVVIDKHQCVGCEVCSQVCPKDAISKEVI; the protein is encoded by the coding sequence ATGAAGTTATTAATGACTGGTAATGAAGCTATTGCACGTGGAGCCTATGAAGCAGGTGTAAGATTTGCATCTGCATACCCTGGAACACCAAGTACTGAAATATTAGAAAATGTAGCAACTTATAAAGATGATATAGTAGCAGAATGGGCAACTAATGAAAAAGTAGCATTAGAGGCAGCTATAGGAGGATCACTTGCAGGTGCTAGAACTATGGCATCTATGAAACATGTTGGAGTTAATGTTGCAGCTGACCCATTATTTACATTTTCATATACAGGAGTAAATGGAGGAATGGTTTTAATAACTGCAGATGAGCCTGGGATGCACTCTTCACAAAATGAGCAAGATAATAGAAATTATGCCAAGTTTGCTAAAATAGCAATGTTTGAACCATCGACTAGCCAAGAAGCTAAAGATATGTTTAAAGAAGCATTCGAAGTAAGTGAAAAGTATGATACACCTGTTTTATTTAGAGTGACAACAAGACTTTGTCATTCTAAAGGAATAGTTGAATGTAGTGATAGAGTAAATATTCCTATAAAAGAATATATTAAAAATCCTCAGAAGAATTTAACAGTTCCGGCACATGCTAAAATAAGAAGAGTAGAACTTGAAGATAGAATGAGTAAATTACTAGAATACTCTAATAATACAGAATTAAATAATTATGAAATAAATAATACTAAAATTGGTATAGTTGCATCAGGAATGTGTTATACATATGCAAAAGAAGTATTTAAAGATGATGCATCATATATGAAATTAGGATTTACTAATCCTATACCTATAGATAAGATAAAAGAATTTGCATCTAAAGTAGATAAAATTTATGTAATAGAAGAAAATGACCAATTTATAGAAGAACAATTAAAAGCAAATAATATAGAATGTCATGGTAAAGATGTATTTCCTTCATATGGAGAAATGACTCCAGATGTAATAAGAAAATCTATATTCGGTAAAATGAATGATACTATAGAATACAATAAAGAATTAGTTGTTAATAGACCTCCTGGACTATGTGCAGGCTGTCCTCATAGAGGTTTATTTTATGAATTAGGAAAAAGAAAAAATGTAATGGTAACAGGAGATATTGGATGCTATACTTTAGGTTTTGCACCTCCATATAATGCTATGGATACAGTTGTTTGTATGGGTGCTAGTTTGAGTACAGGACATGGAGCACAAAAAGTATTCAATATGAAGGAAAATAACAATATGAGAGTTGTTGGAGTTTTAGGTGATTCAACATTTTTCCATACAGGTATAAATTCATTATTAGATGTTGTTTATAATAAAGGAAATTCTATATCTATAATACTAGATAATAGAATAACAGGAATGACAGGTCATCAACAAAATCCAGGAACCGGGTATACCTTACAAGGAGATATAACTAATGAAGTTGATATAGAAGCATTAGTTAGAGCTTGTGGTATTAAAAATATAAGAACTATAAACCCAAATAACTTATCTCAAGTAAAAGAAAGTTTAGATTGGGCATTTGATTTAGATGAACCATCAGTAATAATAACTAGATGGCCATGTGTTTTAAAAAAATTCTCAGATAAAGATATAGCAGAGTTTAATAATCCATTTACTTCTAAATGTAATGTAGACGGTGAAAAATGTATAGGATGTAAATTATGTATGAAAACTGGATGTCCAGCTATATCATTTAATGCAGAAGAAAAATCAGTAGTAATAGATAAACATCAATGCGTAGGTTGTGAGGTATGTAGTCAAGTATGTCCAAAAGATGCTATATCTAAGGAGGTAATATAA